A region from the Lolium perenne isolate Kyuss_39 chromosome 4, Kyuss_2.0, whole genome shotgun sequence genome encodes:
- the LOC127348885 gene encoding non-specific lipid transfer protein GPI-anchored 19-like, which yields MASPKLALLLVLAAVALVYSASAADDSCRDMLGGLEACHGFMFEGAPAASPACCDAYGAVFNTDPFCLCYIANGVYGRSTGYDVNVTHALEIPTSCGQVQPPIELCGMPDLQLPPYDPASSTEASSPSPAPASAASVEPPRPSPASRANSDLPPPPPPTSLGGRGSSVEMTVMFFAVAAGMVAAVA from the exons ATGGCGTCTCCCAAGCTCgctctcctcctcgtcctcgccgcGGTGGCGCTCGTCTACTCGGCGTCGGCGGCTGACGACTCCTGCCGGGACATGCTGGGCGGCCTTGAGGCGTGCCACGGGTTCATGTTCGAGGGCGCGCCGGCGGCCTCGCCCGCGTGCTGCGACGCGTACGGCGCCGTCTTCAACACCGACCCGTTCTGCCTCTGCTACATCGCCAACGGCGTCTACGGCCGGTCCACCGGCTACGACGTCAACGTCACCCACGCACTCGAGATCCCCACCAGCTGCGGCCAGGTCCAGCCGCCCATCGAACTCTGCGGCA TGCCAGACCTGCAACTTCCTCCCTACGATCCGGCGTCGTCAACCGAGGCATCgtcgccgtcgccggcgccggcttcAG CTGCGTCAGTAGAACCACCACGGCCGTCTCCTGCGAGCCGCGCCAACAGCGACttgcccccaccgccgccgccaacctCCCTTGGTGGTCGTGGTTCGTCGGTAGAGATGACCGTCATGTTCTTCGCCGTCGCTGCTGGCATGGTCGCGGCCGTGGCATGA